The Shewanella japonica genome has a window encoding:
- a CDS encoding phosphatase PAP2 family protein, with the protein MTKPTFTPTYQPFKPAIVAGYISMLLGVLFCITYFDRPLAEYIHHVMHVKIASFAYSSQTHAVLESLSKSPLVLEILAFIIVMLSLIKPYQLRLYHLRNIILLVAINATIIRVSAKIVFGRTWPETWTNNNLSWISHGVEAFYPFSLSAGFHSFPSGHTLLTFTFASLFWQCFPRFKLIWIFAMLAVVLGQLLQNYHYLGDILAGATLGLLVSQLSINYYCHNKNFRHKKGPFNRS; encoded by the coding sequence ATGACCAAACCGACTTTTACGCCCACTTACCAACCTTTCAAGCCCGCCATTGTTGCAGGGTATATCAGTATGCTGCTTGGGGTTTTATTTTGTATAACCTACTTTGACCGCCCACTAGCTGAATATATACATCATGTAATGCATGTAAAAATAGCCAGCTTTGCCTACTCAAGCCAAACACATGCTGTGCTAGAGTCATTATCCAAAAGTCCTTTGGTGCTGGAAATATTGGCCTTCATCATCGTTATGCTTAGCCTAATTAAGCCCTATCAACTGCGCCTTTATCATCTAAGAAATATCATCTTATTGGTTGCAATCAACGCCACAATTATCAGAGTCAGCGCCAAGATAGTGTTTGGCCGCACTTGGCCAGAAACTTGGACTAACAATAACCTCTCTTGGATATCCCATGGCGTAGAGGCATTTTATCCGTTTTCTTTATCGGCAGGCTTTCATTCTTTCCCGTCAGGACATACCCTACTGACGTTTACATTCGCATCGTTGTTTTGGCAGTGTTTCCCTCGTTTTAAGTTGATATGGATATTTGCGATGTTGGCGGTAGTTCTAGGGCAATTACTGCAAAATTATCATTATTTGGGCGATATTCTCGCGGGCGCAACGCTTGGTTTACTCGTAAGCCAACTGAGTATTAATTATTATTGTCACAACAAGAATTTCAGACATAAAAAAGGACCTTTCAATAGGTCCTAA
- a CDS encoding DUF2804 domain-containing protein, with translation MSMNHLQLAPDKLMNAEGQPIFGHFDGAVSDLSIKQFHYFNEMDKPCSWWAKYFDYKQFQFINITTPRYIIGVAIADIRYVGSSFCYLYDIEKNRLTETQALKPLSWGMSVSRSPLQGKARIKHKQGPIVFSIKEGVWQLSIQTDDIQAELTLEPPVLSLPMSLCTPTGYNGWTYTQKHNGLKVKGSLTIKHEPQPLQYALGGYDFSAGYMRRETSWRWASINAQVEHGVLGLNLAAGVNETGATENVLWINGERHLLPAVKFDFNRHVSDDYWQLSTADNQVDLTFRALNCRSEKRNFGFLKSNFRQYIGYFSGHIIDNNNRKHVLRNQLGLTEDHFAKW, from the coding sequence ATGTCAATGAATCACTTACAACTTGCACCTGACAAGCTAATGAATGCTGAAGGACAACCTATATTTGGTCATTTTGATGGTGCGGTATCAGATCTAAGCATTAAACAGTTTCACTATTTCAATGAAATGGATAAGCCTTGCTCTTGGTGGGCAAAGTACTTTGATTATAAACAGTTTCAATTTATCAATATCACCACGCCTAGGTATATCATTGGTGTTGCTATAGCTGATATCCGCTATGTTGGTAGTAGTTTTTGTTATTTGTATGATATTGAAAAAAACCGCTTAACTGAAACTCAAGCCTTAAAACCACTGTCATGGGGAATGTCGGTTTCGCGCTCTCCTTTGCAAGGAAAAGCCCGTATTAAGCACAAACAAGGTCCTATTGTTTTTTCCATCAAAGAAGGTGTATGGCAACTCAGTATTCAAACTGACGATATTCAGGCCGAGTTAACGCTAGAGCCGCCTGTGCTGAGTTTACCTATGAGCTTATGTACCCCAACGGGGTATAACGGCTGGACGTACACCCAAAAACACAATGGCTTAAAAGTTAAAGGCAGCTTAACCATTAAGCATGAGCCACAGCCTTTACAATACGCACTTGGCGGCTATGACTTCTCTGCGGGGTATATGCGCCGTGAAACGAGCTGGCGCTGGGCGTCAATCAATGCGCAGGTTGAGCACGGTGTGCTTGGACTTAATCTTGCTGCTGGCGTAAATGAAACAGGTGCAACGGAAAATGTGCTTTGGATAAATGGCGAGCGACATTTATTGCCTGCGGTTAAGTTTGATTTTAATCGACATGTAAGTGACGATTATTGGCAGCTTAGCACCGCTGATAACCAAGTGGATTTGACCTTTAGGGCGTTAAATTGTCGTAGTGAAAAACGTAATTTTGGCTTTTTGAAAAGTAACTTCAGACAGTACATTGGTTATTTTAGTGGCCATATTATTGATAATAATAACCGTAAACATGTTTTACGAAACCAGCTTGGGCTGACAGAAGATCATTTTGCTAAATGGTAG
- the parM gene encoding plasmid segregation protein ParM domain-containing protein gives MSTAKMKFAIDDGSTNVKISWIENDKVHCVTSPNSFRKDWKSAALINGKKIFNYQIGSTKYTFDATSDRALSTTHVAYQYDDLNLLSVHHALLQTGVSPCPVSILVTLPITEYYNADDCQKNEANIARKKENLLREISLNKGELFEIVDVEVLPESLPAVLTTLVDSGINAFTKSLVIDVGGTTLDMGVIVGEFDDVSSVYGNATIGVSMVTDAARKALAAADSDASYLVANELIKHRHDREFACEVINDLSKVDWVLECIENKIQELGNAIAYEAKTFMRNPNRVYLVGGGAMLIEEAVHAVYPSLGEKIVLLEQPQEALSREICCYHAA, from the coding sequence ATGAGCACTGCAAAAATGAAATTTGCCATCGATGATGGTTCTACCAATGTCAAAATCAGCTGGATTGAAAATGACAAAGTACATTGTGTGACTTCTCCTAATTCGTTTAGGAAAGATTGGAAAAGTGCTGCATTAATCAATGGAAAGAAGATATTTAATTATCAAATAGGTTCGACCAAATACACCTTTGATGCCACATCGGACAGAGCGTTATCAACCACTCATGTGGCATATCAGTACGATGATTTAAACCTATTATCAGTGCATCATGCCTTGCTCCAAACGGGGGTATCGCCATGCCCTGTGAGCATTTTGGTCACCTTACCAATTACTGAATATTACAATGCGGATGATTGCCAGAAGAATGAAGCCAACATCGCCCGTAAAAAAGAAAACTTATTGCGTGAAATTTCGCTCAATAAAGGTGAGTTATTCGAGATAGTGGATGTTGAAGTGCTGCCTGAAAGCTTGCCTGCGGTGTTAACAACGTTAGTGGATTCTGGTATCAATGCCTTTACTAAATCGTTAGTCATTGATGTTGGTGGCACAACATTGGATATGGGCGTGATCGTTGGTGAATTTGATGACGTGTCGAGTGTATACGGCAATGCCACTATCGGCGTGTCTATGGTGACAGACGCCGCGAGAAAAGCCTTGGCAGCAGCTGATAGTGACGCAAGTTACTTGGTGGCAAATGAGCTAATTAAGCACCGTCATGACCGTGAGTTTGCTTGTGAAGTTATTAATGATTTAAGCAAAGTTGATTGGGTGCTTGAATGTATTGAGAACAAAATTCAAGAACTCGGTAATGCAATTGCTTATGAAGCCAAAACCTTTATGCGTAACCCTAACCGCGTTTATCTTGTGGGCGGCGGCGCTATGCTGATTGAAGAAGCTGTGCATGCCGTTTACCCAAGCTTAGGTGAAAAAATCGTGTTACTTGAACAGCCTCAAGAAGCCTTATCTCGTGAGATCTGTTGTTATCACGCAGCTTAA
- a CDS encoding ketopantoate reductase family protein → MLQPHTTKTVAATKPTVAILGAGAIGMLVYKQLSEFTQPILLGRDLIKEHALTFEPFSKEATSETQIIEGMMCDVNTITHTQLASVSLIIVCVKSYQVTHAIRPLIDNLPQQCTLLLLHNGMGPHLDTLTLLAQHQRDDINLYLGTTSQAALKCNKLHVRQTGTGKTMLGHFKGKKLTEKQLALLTQAIPDCHVSEDIRLALWQKLVINCAINPLTAIEQCRNGQLAKPQYQARIDNIIDECIMVANADGVMLSKQVMVENVYQVIALTANNYSSMHQDIAHQRQTEIHQINGYVTSRAKYHHIATPVNDQLVDDVSSL, encoded by the coding sequence ATGCTTCAGCCTCACACAACCAAAACGGTTGCCGCCACTAAACCTACGGTTGCCATTCTTGGTGCTGGCGCCATCGGCATGTTGGTTTACAAGCAGTTATCTGAGTTCACTCAGCCGATATTACTCGGTAGGGATTTAATCAAAGAACACGCACTGACATTTGAACCTTTTTCAAAGGAAGCCACCAGCGAGACACAGATCATTGAAGGGATGATGTGCGATGTAAACACGATAACTCACACTCAACTTGCCTCAGTTTCGTTAATCATCGTTTGTGTAAAGTCTTATCAAGTGACGCATGCCATCAGGCCACTCATCGATAACTTGCCGCAGCAATGCACATTGCTGTTGTTGCATAATGGCATGGGACCGCATTTAGATACCCTCACTTTATTGGCGCAACATCAAAGAGACGACATTAACCTTTATCTTGGCACAACATCGCAAGCGGCATTAAAATGCAACAAGCTTCATGTGCGTCAAACCGGTACAGGTAAGACAATGTTGGGCCATTTTAAAGGCAAAAAATTAACAGAGAAGCAATTAGCACTGTTAACCCAAGCAATACCTGATTGTCACGTCAGCGAGGACATTCGTTTAGCCCTTTGGCAAAAACTGGTCATCAACTGTGCGATTAATCCACTTACGGCCATAGAACAGTGCCGTAACGGTCAACTCGCTAAACCGCAATACCAAGCGCGCATAGATAATATTATCGACGAATGTATCATGGTGGCTAATGCAGACGGCGTAATGCTATCCAAACAAGTAATGGTTGAAAACGTCTATCAGGTTATCGCACTGACGGCGAATAACTACTCCTCAATGCATCAAGATATTGCGCACCAACGTCAAACTGAAATACATCAAATTAATGGCTATGTCACGTCACGGGCGAAATATCATCATATTGCTACCCCTGTGAATGACCAACTCGTGGATGATGTCAGCTCACTATAG
- a CDS encoding peptidylprolyl isomerase, which produces MLKWIAASILLLTSMVSQAAIDIQPNTLYPQVEFDTTMGKIVVELDRTRAPLTVDNFLTYVVKGEYDNTIFHRIIADFVVQGGGLSPELEERESMDPLFNESGNGLSNSMGTIAMARDNDPHSATRQFYFNVGDNKNLNPSKRRWGYAVFGEVIEGMAVLEAMSYVPTGHNDELNWPDFPIKEIKLNKATLLKK; this is translated from the coding sequence ATGCTAAAGTGGATTGCTGCCAGCATTTTGTTACTGACATCCATGGTGAGCCAAGCCGCCATTGATATTCAACCTAACACGCTTTACCCACAAGTCGAGTTTGATACCACTATGGGTAAAATCGTCGTTGAATTGGATCGCACCCGTGCCCCGCTAACTGTCGACAACTTCCTTACTTATGTCGTTAAAGGTGAATACGACAATACGATTTTTCACCGTATTATCGCTGATTTTGTTGTTCAAGGTGGCGGTCTGAGCCCTGAGCTTGAAGAACGTGAATCTATGGACCCGCTATTTAACGAATCAGGAAACGGGTTATCAAACAGTATGGGCACGATTGCCATGGCTCGTGATAATGATCCGCATTCTGCGACCCGTCAGTTTTACTTTAATGTAGGTGACAATAAAAACCTTAACCCTTCAAAACGACGATGGGGATATGCGGTATTTGGCGAAGTCATTGAAGGAATGGCAGTTTTAGAAGCTATGTCTTATGTGCCGACTGGCCATAACGATGAATTGAACTGGCCTGATTTTCCTATCAAAGAAATCAAACTGAATAAAGCGACACTACTGAAAAAATAA
- a CDS encoding YajG family lipoprotein, producing MKSLSLVLCSALFLTACASHTPTHIALNPNVPVSEYKIDRFDSVAVSTIDVRKANFIARFNKEGEAAKLVSPSEPIRQQLDDVFKKAMRNAGYQVDPAASHTAQFQLDYLLTDVTESTFGFEAKTALTINVVAKNENQEFTKIYNARGMLKGPFSPDFATLELDMNKLIDELTTKIINDAELHQFLQQ from the coding sequence ATGAAATCATTGTCATTAGTGCTTTGCTCCGCCCTATTTTTAACCGCTTGCGCCAGTCATACACCCACTCATATTGCACTAAACCCCAATGTGCCTGTATCAGAGTATAAAATTGATCGCTTTGATTCTGTTGCAGTCAGCACCATTGACGTTCGGAAAGCTAACTTTATTGCGAGATTTAACAAAGAAGGCGAAGCTGCAAAATTAGTCAGCCCAAGTGAACCTATTAGGCAACAGCTTGATGACGTATTTAAAAAGGCAATGAGAAATGCTGGTTATCAAGTCGACCCAGCGGCCAGCCACACCGCACAATTCCAATTAGACTATCTACTTACAGATGTCACAGAGTCAACATTCGGTTTTGAAGCAAAAACAGCATTAACTATCAATGTTGTCGCAAAAAACGAGAACCAAGAATTCACTAAGATTTACAATGCAAGAGGCATGTTAAAAGGCCCATTTAGCCCTGACTTTGCCACTCTTGAATTAGACATGAACAAACTCATTGATGAGTTAACCACTAAAATCATAAACGATGCAGAACTGCATCAGTTTTTACAACAATAA
- a CDS encoding sterol desaturase family protein: MDLSSIIDHPEALLLVLAPVFFICILLEWFLGDLRHKLPLSARYQKAEVWCNVCLAGMHQLTDILAGLLIAKVYLYFFGWKLFDIEMGVLSFLLLMVLQDFFYYWFHRASHRIRWMWAAHVVHHSSENMNFSIAFRQSLMYPLAGMWLFWLPLIVIGFEPNWVVFVVLLNLGLQFFVHTQAVKTLGPIEWFFNTPSHHRVHHGQNPEYIDKNYAGVLIIWDKLFGTFEPEKATVIYGITKPVNSMNPIVVSFAEWRDMFKDVSQPDLSIKQRLSVLFSPPQQETSTKK, encoded by the coding sequence ATGGATTTGAGTTCAATTATCGATCACCCCGAAGCACTACTTTTAGTGCTTGCGCCTGTGTTCTTTATTTGCATTTTATTGGAGTGGTTTTTAGGGGATTTACGCCACAAATTACCGCTTTCTGCTCGTTATCAAAAAGCGGAGGTCTGGTGTAATGTTTGTTTAGCTGGCATGCATCAATTGACTGACATTCTTGCTGGCCTGTTAATCGCGAAAGTGTATTTATACTTTTTTGGCTGGAAGTTATTTGATATTGAGATGGGGGTACTCAGTTTCCTCTTATTGATGGTGTTACAAGACTTCTTTTATTACTGGTTTCATCGTGCAAGTCATCGGATCCGTTGGATGTGGGCCGCACATGTGGTGCATCACAGCTCTGAAAATATGAATTTTAGTATAGCCTTCAGGCAGAGCTTAATGTATCCATTGGCTGGAATGTGGTTATTCTGGCTACCCTTGATAGTGATTGGTTTTGAACCTAATTGGGTGGTGTTTGTGGTGTTACTGAACTTAGGGTTACAGTTTTTTGTGCACACTCAAGCGGTGAAGACGCTTGGACCAATTGAGTGGTTTTTTAACACGCCTTCCCATCACAGAGTTCACCATGGTCAAAACCCAGAGTATATCGATAAGAACTATGCTGGGGTGTTGATCATATGGGATAAGTTATTTGGTACCTTTGAGCCTGAAAAAGCGACGGTTATTTATGGGATTACAAAACCGGTAAACAGCATGAATCCGATAGTGGTTAGCTTTGCTGAATGGCGAGATATGTTCAAAGATGTCAGTCAGCCTGACTTATCGATTAAGCAGCGCTTGTCGGTGTTATTCTCGCCGCCACAACAAGAAACGTCTACAAAGAAGTAA
- a CDS encoding YajQ family cyclic di-GMP-binding protein, with protein sequence MPSMDIVSEVDEVELRNAVENSRRELAGRFDFRGKEAEIEHKDNVVTLKAEDDFQCRQLVDILRIQLSKRNVEPSAMEVDEKSVHSGKTFSLKVKFKQGIDSLIAKKLVKQIKDSKLKVQSAIQGDSVRVTGKKRDDLQAVMRLAKESELGQPFQFNNFRD encoded by the coding sequence ATGCCATCTATGGATATTGTGTCAGAAGTTGATGAAGTCGAACTACGTAATGCTGTCGAAAACTCACGTCGTGAGCTTGCTGGGCGTTTTGACTTTCGTGGTAAAGAAGCTGAAATCGAACATAAAGATAATGTGGTTACACTGAAAGCTGAAGATGATTTTCAGTGTCGTCAATTGGTGGATATTTTACGTATACAATTAAGTAAACGTAACGTTGAACCATCAGCGATGGAAGTGGATGAAAAGTCAGTTCATAGCGGTAAAACCTTCAGTTTAAAAGTAAAGTTTAAGCAAGGGATTGATAGTTTAATTGCCAAAAAGTTGGTTAAACAAATCAAAGACAGCAAATTGAAAGTACAATCGGCGATTCAAGGCGACTCTGTTCGTGTGACGGGTAAAAAGCGTGATGATTTGCAAGCGGTCATGCGCTTAGCAAAAGAGTCCGAACTAGGGCAGCCTTTTCAGTTTAATAATTTTCGTGACTGA
- a CDS encoding DUF481 domain-containing protein, with translation MNHLARQLSVAIGCTSLLFTLSSNVHSATLSTESLAPEGSQLSGAATFTPEQVTPPQDSEFDWLQLTSMELLKGEIKNLYDDQLEFESDELDTLFIDWDDVKVLQSAGTVSIGFLDLSTQSGQLLVRDGKMFIDGKEFQREQILTIIAGEQTESNYWSSKISLGANFRSGNTEQIDYSAIAKTKRRTTESRFNIDYIGNYSKSDSEEKINNNRINTNFDWFLSKQFYLRPVFAEIYTDKFLNIEYKLTLGSGLGYNIIDTSKTEWSISGGPAYTYTKFNNVEAGESTDSSSATVVVETVYDTEITSDIDFITSYRVQYGDDDSGGYTHHALATLEIELTDIFDLDLSFVWDHTASPQPDSDGNTPKENDYQFIVGFGIDI, from the coding sequence ATGAATCACCTTGCTCGACAACTGAGTGTTGCCATAGGCTGCACTAGCCTCTTATTTACATTAAGTTCTAATGTTCACAGTGCCACTCTTTCGACAGAAAGTTTAGCGCCTGAAGGTAGTCAATTATCCGGTGCCGCAACTTTTACTCCCGAACAAGTTACCCCGCCTCAAGACAGTGAGTTTGATTGGCTACAGTTAACTTCGATGGAGCTGTTAAAAGGGGAAATAAAAAACCTGTATGATGATCAGCTTGAGTTTGAAAGCGATGAACTCGACACTCTTTTTATTGATTGGGATGACGTTAAAGTACTGCAAAGTGCTGGCACGGTCAGTATTGGCTTTTTAGATTTAAGCACCCAAAGCGGACAGTTATTGGTGCGTGACGGTAAAATGTTTATTGATGGTAAAGAGTTTCAGCGAGAGCAAATTCTGACCATTATCGCAGGCGAGCAAACTGAATCTAATTACTGGTCGAGTAAAATTAGTTTAGGTGCCAACTTTAGATCGGGTAACACTGAGCAAATTGATTACAGTGCTATCGCGAAAACTAAACGCAGAACCACTGAGTCTCGATTTAATATTGACTATATCGGTAACTATTCTAAATCAGACAGTGAAGAGAAAATTAATAACAACCGTATTAATACCAACTTCGATTGGTTTTTATCTAAGCAGTTTTATTTGCGCCCTGTGTTTGCTGAGATTTATACCGACAAGTTTTTAAACATTGAATACAAGCTAACTTTAGGTTCGGGTTTAGGTTATAACATCATTGATACTTCGAAAACCGAGTGGAGTATTTCAGGTGGTCCAGCATATACCTATACTAAGTTTAATAATGTCGAAGCGGGAGAAAGCACAGACAGTAGCTCCGCAACTGTGGTAGTTGAGACGGTTTACGATACCGAAATAACCAGCGATATCGATTTTATCACTTCTTATCGGGTGCAATACGGTGATGATGATTCTGGTGGTTATACTCATCATGCTTTAGCGACACTTGAGATTGAGTTAACGGATATCTTCGATTTAGATTTATCGTTTGTCTGGGATCACACTGCGAGCCCTCAACCTGATTCTGACGGCAATACGCCAAAAGAAAATGATTACCAGTTTATCGTGGGTTTTGGTATCGATATCTAA
- a CDS encoding AmpG family muropeptide MFS transporter — translation MSELLSRTREALSVYYHKRVLAMLLLGFSAGLPLMLVFSTLSFWLREAGVDRAAIGYFSWIALTYAFKWAWSPLVDRMALPVFTRLFGRRRGWMIFAQLGLVAAILGMAQSDPLVDLEQLAIFALILAFASATQDIVIDAFRIESAPQDMQAALAAAYQVGYRGAMIVATAGALTIAAWVDPGNTDYNLEAWQTAYFVMAMLMSVGLITTLFCKEPQVDTKDADENERQLKQKFAQKYPTKMASAMAWLYSASVLPFVDFFKRYGKSAILILLLISCYRISDIVMGIMANVFYVDMGFSKEEIAFLSKVYGLIMTLLGAGAGGILIMRYGTMKILFVGALLVAVTNLLFAWQAYIGYNVPFLTFAISVDNFSAGIATAAFIAYLSSLTSSGYSASQYALLSSIMLLFPKFIAGFSGVYVNAFGYVNFFIAASLIGFPVLLMISLLQRYPPPCQQVDKQTTSANPDANSANEKSADVNSDANKLT, via the coding sequence ATGTCAGAACTGTTATCTCGTACCCGTGAAGCCTTATCTGTTTATTATCACAAACGTGTCCTTGCAATGTTATTGCTTGGGTTTTCTGCAGGCTTGCCTCTCATGCTGGTGTTTTCCACTCTTAGCTTTTGGCTTAGAGAAGCCGGTGTTGACCGTGCGGCTATCGGTTATTTTAGCTGGATAGCCCTCACCTATGCCTTTAAGTGGGCTTGGTCACCATTGGTTGACCGAATGGCACTGCCGGTATTTACACGGTTATTTGGGCGACGACGAGGTTGGATGATCTTTGCCCAACTTGGTCTTGTAGCTGCGATATTAGGTATGGCGCAAAGCGATCCCCTCGTTGATTTAGAACAGCTAGCCATTTTTGCTCTCATTCTGGCTTTTGCCTCTGCCACTCAAGATATTGTGATTGATGCCTTTCGAATAGAATCTGCACCTCAAGACATGCAAGCGGCATTAGCTGCTGCGTACCAAGTGGGTTATCGCGGCGCTATGATAGTGGCAACAGCAGGCGCATTAACTATAGCCGCCTGGGTTGACCCAGGTAACACTGACTATAATTTAGAGGCATGGCAAACCGCTTACTTTGTCATGGCAATGCTCATGTCAGTGGGGCTCATTACCACCTTATTCTGTAAGGAGCCCCAAGTTGATACTAAAGATGCTGATGAGAACGAACGCCAATTAAAGCAAAAGTTTGCTCAAAAATACCCGACTAAAATGGCAAGTGCTATGGCCTGGTTATACAGTGCAAGCGTGTTGCCATTTGTCGACTTTTTCAAACGCTACGGTAAAAGTGCCATCCTGATTTTATTACTGATTTCTTGTTATCGGATCTCAGATATTGTGATGGGAATTATGGCAAATGTGTTTTACGTCGATATGGGCTTTAGCAAAGAAGAAATTGCGTTTTTAAGTAAAGTTTATGGATTAATCATGACTTTACTCGGTGCTGGTGCGGGCGGCATTTTAATTATGCGTTATGGCACGATGAAGATTTTATTTGTCGGTGCTTTACTTGTTGCAGTCACCAACCTACTGTTTGCTTGGCAGGCATACATTGGTTACAACGTGCCATTTTTAACCTTTGCCATTTCGGTAGACAACTTTAGTGCAGGGATTGCAACTGCCGCCTTTATTGCTTACCTATCCAGCTTAACTAGCAGCGGATACAGTGCCAGCCAATATGCATTACTGTCGTCAATTATGCTGCTATTCCCTAAGTTTATTGCAGGGTTTTCTGGGGTATATGTAAACGCATTTGGCTACGTTAACTTCTTTATTGCTGCCAGTTTAATTGGCTTCCCTGTTTTATTGATGATTAGCTTATTACAGCGCTACCCTCCCCCCTGCCAACAGGTTGATAAGCAAACAACATCAGCAAACCCTGATGCAAATAGCGCTAACGAAAAAAGCGCTGACGTAAACAGTGACGCCAATAAACTCACTTAG
- a CDS encoding DMT family transporter produces MWIALTILAAFMQSWRNAFQSELSQQVKVSGVTLARFIWAGPIAALYLFSLYQFQPSELPSFSYQLYAFVIGASLMQILATGLMVKLFQLKNFAVGAGLAKSEALVAAILGVLFFGTSLSLLGWIGVIIGAVAVMLLSTQRGVKRLSLNTIVLGIGSGVAFAFTSLWVREASLLLMTDSAMYDPIPFTHRAAWVLLSVIGLQTLILVSYLGIKDRATLLALWHRPRLTLSISVCSCIASIGWFSAMSLQAVPYVKTLGQIEVFFTMLISVFWLKQKVKVNEILGLVLIALAAILVMWT; encoded by the coding sequence ATGTGGATAGCACTGACGATACTTGCGGCTTTTATGCAATCTTGGCGTAATGCATTTCAAAGCGAGCTGAGCCAGCAAGTGAAAGTCAGTGGTGTCACCTTGGCGCGCTTTATTTGGGCAGGTCCAATTGCTGCTTTATACCTTTTCAGCCTTTATCAATTTCAACCCAGTGAGCTTCCCAGTTTTAGTTATCAACTTTATGCTTTTGTCATTGGGGCATCTTTGATGCAAATTTTGGCTACGGGATTGATGGTTAAACTATTTCAGTTAAAGAACTTTGCTGTTGGTGCAGGGCTTGCGAAAAGTGAGGCCTTGGTCGCAGCGATATTAGGTGTGCTTTTTTTTGGTACGAGTCTGAGTTTGTTAGGCTGGATTGGTGTGATAATTGGTGCGGTTGCTGTAATGCTGTTAAGCACTCAACGGGGTGTTAAGCGATTATCGCTTAATACCATAGTGCTTGGTATTGGCAGTGGGGTTGCGTTTGCGTTCACATCACTTTGGGTACGAGAGGCAAGCTTGCTGCTCATGACTGACTCAGCGATGTATGACCCTATTCCATTTACCCATAGAGCTGCTTGGGTGTTGTTATCTGTTATTGGTCTACAGACATTGATACTGGTCAGTTACCTTGGGATTAAAGACCGAGCGACATTACTGGCGCTTTGGCATAGACCAAGGTTAACGCTTTCAATCAGTGTGTGTAGCTGTATCGCTTCTATTGGTTGGTTTAGTGCAATGTCGTTGCAAGCTGTGCCTTATGTGAAAACCTTAGGTCAAATTGAAGTGTTTTTTACTATGCTCATTAGCGTATTTTGGTTAAAACAAAAAGTGAAGGTTAACGAAATATTGGGTTTAGTCTTAATAGCACTAGCTGCAATTTTGGTGATGTGGACTTAA
- a CDS encoding VanZ family protein has protein sequence MSYLVFSKPNYPVTFSNMDKVGHTVSFLGLAFLAYFAFKPKWYWMCSVLTAYAILIEVIQSQIPYRSASVADVVADVLGIALFYLFLFVFRKYQAAKLLPKRASKV, from the coding sequence GTGAGTTACTTAGTCTTTTCCAAACCTAATTACCCAGTTACCTTCTCAAATATGGATAAAGTCGGCCATACGGTCAGCTTTTTAGGGTTGGCGTTTCTCGCCTACTTTGCGTTTAAACCTAAATGGTATTGGATGTGCTCTGTCCTCACTGCTTATGCGATTTTAATTGAAGTTATCCAATCCCAAATACCTTACCGAAGCGCCTCGGTTGCCGATGTGGTCGCTGACGTACTGGGGATTGCATTGTTCTATCTATTTTTGTTTGTATTTAGAAAGTACCAAGCGGCTAAATTACTCCCTAAACGTGCTTCAAAAGTATAA